ACGCAGCACTATAATCAAAAGAATGGCTAATATTAGTCATGAAGATGCTACCCTACTACAAACTGTACAAAGGGTGAAGAATAGCCTGAACGATTATGAGGAGGGGCAAATAAGCACAGTAGAAAAAATTGAAGCAGAAAAAAAAGTTAATGCTTCAATCAACGACATACCTCAGGATTATATCAAGGACTCTCCTTACAGCGAAGCTTATCACCAACTGCAAATTGCTCATAACAACTACCAGCGTGTAGCCGCAGTTTATTTAAGTAAAGTCAAAAATTACGAAGAACTTCTTCATCGCTATCCTTCTAAACTAATAGCCTCCGCGGGAGGCTTCAAGCCTCTCAATCAAGAACAAAAGAGCTGAAACTACGGCTTTAAGATATTGAGTCTATGGGCTGCGCCTGACTAATAGACGAGATTGGGACAGCATGATTTTCATTTGTATCAATAACTACGGTGAAGCGAGTGCATGTATTATCCTGTTCGTAGGTAATTGTTCCATTTAATTTTTCTAATGCCAGGCGCGCAATATAAAGTCCTAGGCCAGTTCCACTTTTAGTCTCATGTCCTCTAAAAAACATAGAAAATACTTTATCGCGTACACTTTCTACAATACCTTCGCCATTATCCTCAACTACTATCTGTAGTTCATCGTGCACATTCTTTTCTATTTTAACCTTTATCCAGGAGTCAGCAGAGGAATGACTGTATTGAATGGCATTATTTAATAAGCTGGTCAACACCTGGGTCATCAGTTCAAGGTCAGTATTGATTTGAATATCTAGAGTTCCCTCTACCGTAAAGCTGATATTGTGCAGTACATCGTTCAGTTTGCAGCGTTCGGTCTCATAAATTTGAGTAATTAGATCCTGTAGACTGACTTGAGTCTGATTAATCTCATGATGGCGGACATGATGTATCTGTAATACTTTTTGAAGTGTAGTTCTAGCCTTCAGGCAATTATCCTGAAGCTTCTCAAGATATTCCATAGTTTCTGGCTTAGCACCCAGAGTAGCAAGTTGGCATAGCCCCTCTATTCTTGCTATGGGTCCAATAATATCATGGTAGGCACGGTATACAAATAAATCCAGTTCTTCATTGGTAGTAAGAAGAGCTTCATTTGTAGCGGCTAATTCCTGTGTTCGTTGCTTTACTCTTTCTTCCAGTGCTTCATTCAGATGTTGTAAATCATCGTTTTTTTGCTGAATTATAGACTTGGCTTCTTCCAGCTTCTGATTTTGAAGCTGAATATCATGATGCTGTTTTTCTATGTATTCATTTTTGTTTGTAAGCTCACGAGTTCGTTCAGCTACCTGAGCTTCTAACACACGATTGTGTTTTTCAACACTGGCAATACGGTAATAATATACTGCGACAACAATACCTAGCACCACAAGTATAGCGGATACTCTAAACAGTAAAGTCTGATACCAGGCAGGGTGTACTATGATGATTAATGGCTGGTTAAGATTTGTGAAGTTACCATAATCAGCACGTGCCCTTATATAAAATTTATAAGTTCCAGGAGATAGATTTGTATAAGATGCCAAAGTACGATGACCTACTGCTTTCCACTCATTTTCAAGACCTTCAAGACGATATTCGTACTGATGATTCTTTGTAAACAAATACTGTTGAAGAGCAAAACTAATTTCAATAGCATTGTCGTCGTAAGATAGGTGAATAGCTTCCTGAGTATTTTTGCCTCCATTAAAATTCAGGTTTTTCTGTTTAGAGGAAAAGCGAGTAATTAATAAAGGTGCTTGTTTAAATCTGTTTGTCTTACCTGATAATTCTAACTGTAATACACCTGTTAGTGCTCCATAGTATAATTTATCTTCGTCACCATCAAAACTAAAATGCATAAGCTCTTTACCTCCCAGATATTCTTCGCTGGAATAGAGCCTTACATTGCTGTTTTGAGTGTTATATGCGGAAATTCCTTTAACAGAACCCACCCAAATATCATTTCCGTTTCCTTTAGATAGGCTGGTAACCTGATTGCTGAACAATCCGTCTGACTCATTAATTTGCTCTATCCCCCCAGTTGTAATGTTAAGCCTGCAAACTCCCTTATCAAATGTACCAATCCAAAGGTTGTTATTTTTGACTACCAGCCCTGTAATCTGATCACTGGAGAGAACATTTGGATTATCGCTAAGCGTACTATTGTAGCGTACCACTTGCGCATTACTTTTGTCAAGCTGAATAAGTCCGCGGCTAATAGTCCCTATCCATAAGTAGTTATTATTTTCAGCAAAAACTTTAGGAGTAAAGGAGCTTCCTAAAGTCGGCGCCAGTTGAGAGGCTGAACGGATACTATCTTGCTCTCTATCCCAGAAAAACAGTCCTTTTTCAAGTACTCCTATCCAAAGCCGCCCTTGTGAGT
This window of the Porifericola rhodea genome carries:
- a CDS encoding ligand-binding sensor domain-containing protein, translated to MLSWQCLGQTPERWEKSIRFDRLPNAIQDSLSQKQVNCLLRHENGTTWFGTKEGLLLYNGQEILTVKDTTTSGVSIEEIDIQTLMQVSNGDIWIGTENHGAICYSITDTEFKQYQLISTSQANRTISSVLSFCEGKGQRIWAGTFGGGVYFLDKNKTAFRAFEDKNDSTNVLSTSVVMDLHEDRHGIIWGATFGNGLIRIDPHYHTYKQYSANSEGVSLPTNDLFCLEEGEEGTLWIGTYGHGMLQYDRRNETFNMPFADLESSFIESIQYYHSYLWIATQNNGLWAYDSRNRKLHAFQKKLNEPYSLLDNHVSHVSVDAYGTLWVITEKGVNIGHAESFAFTFFGKNSESDLFQPITALTKDNKGDLWVGTANATLYQWAMVNGAYTLIKHTTNQFSELEDGLTSNIITALEHDDEGGVWLGTSNGAIARWDQTLKHWVSYQLPASENFGNRDAIESIYQDSQGRLWIGVLEKGLFFWDREQDSIRSASQLAPTLGSSFTPKVFAENNNYLWIGTISRGLIQLDKSNAQVVRYNSTLSDNPNVLSSDQITGLVVKNNNLWIGTFDKGVCRLNITTGGIEQINESDGLFSNQVTSLSKGNGNDIWVGSVKGISAYNTQNSNVRLYSSEEYLGGKELMHFSFDGDEDKLYYGALTGVLQLELSGKTNRFKQAPLLITRFSSKQKNLNFNGGKNTQEAIHLSYDDNAIEISFALQQYLFTKNHQYEYRLEGLENEWKAVGHRTLASYTNLSPGTYKFYIRARADYGNFTNLNQPLIIIVHPAWYQTLLFRVSAILVVLGIVVAVYYYRIASVEKHNRVLEAQVAERTRELTNKNEYIEKQHHDIQLQNQKLEEAKSIIQQKNDDLQHLNEALEERVKQRTQELAATNEALLTTNEELDLFVYRAYHDIIGPIARIEGLCQLATLGAKPETMEYLEKLQDNCLKARTTLQKVLQIHHVRHHEINQTQVSLQDLITQIYETERCKLNDVLHNISFTVEGTLDIQINTDLELMTQVLTSLLNNAIQYSHSSADSWIKVKIEKNVHDELQIVVEDNGEGIVESVRDKVFSMFFRGHETKSGTGLGLYIARLALEKLNGTITYEQDNTCTRFTVVIDTNENHAVPISSISQAQPIDSIS